In Bacteroidota bacterium, a single window of DNA contains:
- a CDS encoding glycine zipper family protein: MKMTKRNSIYKLPMLLMLVFSLTLMGCANMSKSGKGAAIGAGAGAAVGAIIGKVTGKTATGAIVGAIEGYIGDGFECTGKLEFHA, from the coding sequence ATGAAAATGACTAAAAGAAATTCGATTTATAAACTCCCAATGTTATTAATGCTTGTCTTCAGCCTTACGCTGATGGGCTGTGCAAACATGAGCAAATCAGGGAAAGGAGCCGCAATCGGCGCCGGCGCCGGCGCTGCAGTTGGCGCTATTATAGGTAAAGTCACCGGTAAAACAGCCACGGGAGCCATTGTAGGCGCTATTGAGGGATACATTGGAGATGGATTCGAGTGCACAGGTAAGCTGGAGTTTCATGCGTAG